A genomic region of Ensifer adhaerens contains the following coding sequences:
- the ftsW gene encoding putative lipid II flippase FtsW produces MVSRAERGPVADWFWTIDRFFLATFILLMGVGFMLSFAASPAVAERIGLDSFHFVKRHALFLLPSLVVMVGISFLSPRQVRRAAILLLAGSLGMMVLVLFIGEEVKGSMRWLSIAGISIQPSEFMKPAFVVVCAWLFSEHARQPEIPGNLFAILLFGIVAALLVAQPDLGQTILTTAVWGGMFFMAGMPWLWIILLGGAALGGFFVAYTMLPHVAARIDKFLTGEGDTFQMDTAREAIIRGDWFGRGPGEGIVKRIIPDSHTDFVFSVAAEEFGIVFCMVIVLIFAFLVMRGLNHAFRERNDFNRFAVAGLVLQIGIQSMINIGVNLELLPAKGMTLPLISYGGSSMVAICVTAGFILALTRHRPEKRAVERSLFRSGIGVPAE; encoded by the coding sequence ATGGTAAGCCGAGCCGAACGTGGCCCCGTGGCCGACTGGTTCTGGACGATCGACAGGTTCTTTCTGGCGACCTTCATCCTGTTGATGGGGGTCGGCTTCATGCTGTCCTTTGCGGCAAGCCCGGCGGTTGCCGAGCGCATCGGCCTCGACAGCTTCCACTTCGTCAAGCGCCACGCGCTTTTCCTCCTGCCGTCACTGGTGGTGATGGTCGGCATTTCCTTCCTCTCACCGCGCCAGGTCCGGCGTGCGGCGATCCTGCTTCTCGCCGGTTCGCTCGGCATGATGGTGCTGGTGCTGTTCATCGGTGAGGAGGTGAAAGGGTCGATGCGCTGGCTTTCAATCGCCGGCATCTCGATCCAGCCGTCCGAATTCATGAAGCCCGCCTTCGTCGTCGTCTGCGCCTGGCTCTTTTCCGAGCATGCGCGCCAGCCGGAAATCCCGGGCAATCTCTTTGCCATCCTGCTTTTCGGCATCGTCGCCGCTCTTCTCGTCGCCCAGCCGGACCTTGGCCAGACGATCCTGACCACTGCCGTCTGGGGCGGCATGTTCTTCATGGCGGGCATGCCCTGGCTCTGGATCATCCTGCTCGGTGGTGCAGCCCTCGGCGGCTTCTTCGTCGCCTATACGATGCTGCCGCACGTGGCCGCGCGTATCGACAAGTTCCTGACCGGGGAGGGCGATACCTTCCAGATGGACACGGCGCGCGAAGCGATCATTCGCGGCGACTGGTTCGGCCGGGGTCCGGGTGAAGGCATCGTCAAGCGCATCATCCCGGACAGCCATACCGACTTCGTCTTTTCCGTTGCGGCCGAAGAATTCGGCATCGTCTTTTGCATGGTCATCGTGCTGATCTTCGCCTTCCTGGTGATGCGCGGCCTCAACCACGCCTTCCGCGAACGCAACGACTTCAACCGGTTCGCCGTTGCCGGCCTGGTTCTCCAAATCGGCATCCAGTCGATGATCAACATCGGCGTGAACCTCGAACTGCTTCCGGCCAAGGGCATGACCCTGCCGCTGATCTCCTATGGTGGCTCGTCGATGGTGGCGATCTGCGTCACCGCCGGTTTCATCCTGGCGCTGACCCGTCACCGTCCGGAGAAGCGCGCCGTGGAGCGCAGCCTGTTTCGGTCCGGCATTGGCGTGCCGGCGGAGTAA